In one window of Fictibacillus phosphorivorans DNA:
- a CDS encoding amidohydrolase, with protein sequence MGTLFFNGKIYTMVNEGEHIEAVYVEDGRIIKTGTEKDLLEMFSEHITKKVDLKGYVMYPGFVDSHLHLIGHGEKLIKLDLSEMNTAEEMEHALREKANNLTADEWLLGEGWNENNFIDRKIFHRQELDDISGGRPVLLSRVCRHAFLANTRALELAGITKDTIDPPGGIIVRDTDGEATGLLHDSAAELVKKVVPEGSQNYLNTALRTSIKHLLSLGLTGGHSEDLSYYGYVERPLSAYKSVIDGEEIKFRAHLLVHHEAFEDFEHVKKEYELPFVEYGALKIFADGAFGGRTAWLSQPYNDAPETSGVSIHTDSKLAQLVQKAREHHMNVAVHTIGDMALRQTIEAIKSNPATEGRDRLIHVGLVDDNLIADMKQLPVILDLQPGFVASDFPWLIERLGTDRISNAFPFRRLLDEQLICAGGSDAPIEPVNPLLGIFAAVTRRKPGEHHEGYVPEQKLTMFEAISLYTIGSASAIMQEDVKGIIKEGYFADFTVLDRDLFEVSEDEILDSKVVFTIVDGDIVYENTQENNIA encoded by the coding sequence TTGGGGACGCTCTTTTTTAACGGGAAAATCTATACGATGGTTAATGAAGGTGAGCATATTGAAGCTGTTTACGTAGAAGACGGCAGAATTATTAAAACCGGCACGGAAAAAGACTTATTAGAAATGTTTAGCGAGCATATTACGAAAAAAGTTGATTTAAAAGGATATGTGATGTATCCAGGTTTTGTAGACAGTCATCTGCATTTGATCGGTCACGGTGAAAAATTGATAAAACTTGATCTTTCAGAAATGAATACTGCTGAAGAGATGGAGCATGCTTTACGAGAGAAAGCAAATAATCTTACAGCTGATGAATGGTTGCTCGGAGAAGGGTGGAATGAGAACAATTTTATCGACCGTAAGATTTTTCATAGACAAGAACTAGATGATATTTCAGGAGGACGCCCTGTACTTTTATCCAGAGTGTGTCGTCATGCATTTTTAGCTAATACGAGAGCTTTAGAATTGGCTGGTATTACAAAGGATACGATCGATCCACCAGGTGGAATTATCGTAAGAGATACTGATGGAGAAGCAACAGGGCTGTTACATGATAGTGCCGCAGAACTTGTAAAAAAAGTTGTGCCAGAAGGTTCACAGAACTATTTGAATACTGCCTTAAGGACCTCTATCAAACATTTGCTTTCACTAGGATTAACAGGAGGGCATTCGGAAGACTTAAGCTATTACGGGTATGTTGAAAGACCCTTGAGCGCTTATAAATCTGTCATTGATGGAGAAGAGATTAAGTTTCGTGCGCATCTATTGGTGCATCATGAAGCGTTTGAAGACTTCGAACATGTTAAAAAGGAATATGAGTTGCCCTTTGTAGAGTATGGAGCTTTAAAGATATTTGCTGATGGAGCTTTTGGTGGTCGAACTGCTTGGCTATCTCAACCTTACAACGATGCTCCTGAAACATCTGGTGTATCGATTCATACTGATAGTAAACTTGCCCAACTTGTTCAAAAAGCGAGAGAGCATCATATGAATGTAGCTGTACATACGATTGGTGATATGGCATTGAGACAAACGATTGAAGCGATAAAGAGCAACCCGGCAACAGAAGGCAGAGATCGTCTTATTCATGTGGGACTTGTAGATGATAATTTGATTGCTGATATGAAGCAACTACCTGTCATATTAGATTTACAACCGGGATTTGTAGCATCAGATTTTCCATGGTTGATCGAACGACTCGGTACGGATCGAATTTCAAATGCGTTTCCTTTCAGAAGATTGCTCGATGAACAATTGATTTGTGCAGGTGGCTCTGACGCTCCAATTGAACCGGTGAATCCGCTTCTGGGTATATTTGCAGCGGTTACCCGAAGAAAACCAGGAGAGCATCATGAAGGATATGTTCCAGAACAAAAATTAACGATGTTTGAAGCGATATCTTTATACACAATCGGTAGTGCCTCTGCCATCATGCAAGAGGATGTTAAAGGGATTATTAAAGAAGGATACTTCGCTGATTTTACTGTCTTAGACCGGGATCTTTTTGAAGTTTCAGAAGATGAAATCTTAGATTCAAAGGTTGTATTCACGATTGTTGACGGTGATATCGTCTATGAAAACACACAAGAGAATAACATAGCATAA
- the mbcS gene encoding acyl-CoA synthetase MbcS, which produces MNLIAPSIYNLTEEMEKYALNPEKKALIWMDEQGVTEEITYKNLLDRANQIANSFEELGLAKGDRVLIIMPRLIETYAVYIACLKAGISVIPCSEMLRAKDLSYRVQHSEAKAIIADYRFTEQVNEIKDDLPTLTYKISANGETENWLSLHAITNNVSVSYKAPETAKDDMAFLSYTSGTTGQPKGVVHTHGWAYAHIRTAAKSWLNISEDDKVWATAGPGWQKWIWSPFLSTLGTGSTGFVYQGKFDPKKYLTLLQDQQISVLCCTPTEYRLMAKVDNLNQYKLPQLRSAVSAGEPLNREVIDTFEKYFNIKVRDGYGQTENTLLVGTMEGMEIKPGSMGKPTPGNDVDVIDENGKPVAAGEVGDIAVHKNCPALFKEYYKDRDRTMMAFRGDYYVTGDKAKKDAEGYFWFEGRGDDIIISSGYTIGPFEVEDALVKHPAVKECAVVASPDEIRGHIVKAFVVLRDQTANNDVLTKELQEHVKELTAPYKYPRSIEYVDDLPKTTSGKIRRIELRQLEASKTR; this is translated from the coding sequence ATGAATTTGATAGCTCCTAGCATTTATAACTTAACAGAAGAAATGGAAAAGTATGCTTTAAATCCAGAGAAAAAAGCGTTAATCTGGATGGATGAACAAGGCGTTACAGAGGAGATCACCTATAAGAACCTCCTTGACAGAGCGAATCAGATTGCGAATTCATTTGAAGAGCTTGGACTGGCTAAAGGTGATAGAGTTCTGATCATCATGCCGAGACTGATCGAAACGTATGCGGTATATATTGCTTGTTTGAAAGCTGGAATTTCTGTTATTCCATGTTCAGAAATGTTACGAGCTAAGGATCTGAGCTACCGTGTCCAACATAGTGAAGCTAAAGCGATTATTGCTGATTACCGCTTTACAGAGCAAGTTAATGAGATCAAAGACGACTTACCTACTCTTACATATAAAATCAGTGCGAACGGGGAGACAGAAAATTGGTTAAGCTTACATGCGATCACGAATAATGTAAGCGTTTCCTACAAGGCTCCTGAAACAGCAAAAGATGATATGGCTTTTTTGTCCTACACTTCTGGTACAACAGGCCAGCCTAAAGGTGTCGTACATACACACGGATGGGCATATGCTCATATTCGTACAGCTGCTAAAAGCTGGCTCAATATTTCAGAAGATGATAAGGTTTGGGCAACTGCTGGACCAGGTTGGCAGAAGTGGATCTGGAGTCCATTCTTATCAACATTAGGCACAGGTTCAACTGGTTTTGTTTATCAAGGGAAGTTCGACCCGAAAAAATATTTAACGCTTTTGCAAGATCAACAGATCTCTGTTTTATGTTGTACACCAACAGAGTATCGTTTAATGGCAAAGGTAGATAATTTGAATCAATATAAGTTACCACAACTAAGGAGCGCTGTATCCGCTGGCGAACCGTTAAACCGAGAAGTGATCGATACATTCGAAAAATACTTCAACATTAAAGTGCGTGATGGATATGGCCAAACAGAAAATACGTTATTAGTTGGTACGATGGAAGGTATGGAGATCAAGCCAGGTTCGATGGGTAAACCAACGCCTGGAAACGATGTTGACGTAATTGATGAGAACGGAAAACCTGTGGCTGCTGGAGAAGTTGGTGATATTGCGGTTCATAAAAATTGCCCTGCTCTGTTTAAAGAATATTACAAAGACCGAGATCGAACGATGATGGCTTTCCGTGGCGACTATTATGTTACGGGTGATAAAGCGAAGAAAGATGCTGAAGGTTATTTTTGGTTTGAAGGCAGAGGTGACGATATTATCATCTCATCAGGCTATACGATCGGTCCTTTTGAAGTAGAAGATGCCCTCGTAAAGCATCCTGCTGTAAAAGAATGTGCCGTAGTAGCAAGCCCGGATGAAATACGCGGTCATATTGTTAAAGCGTTTGTTGTTTTACGAGATCAAACAGCAAATAACGATGTTCTAACAAAAGAGCTTCAAGAACACGTAAAAGAACTTACGGCACCGTATAAATACCCTAGATCGATTGAATATGTGGATGATCTTCCTAAGACAACCTCAGGAAAGATCAGACGTATCGAGCTGCGTCAGTTAGAAGCATCTAAAACAAGATGA
- a CDS encoding alpha/beta-type small acid-soluble spore protein, which produces MANQNQLVVPGAQQAVDQMKYEIASEFGVNLGPDSTARANGSVGGEITKRLVAQALGGYSK; this is translated from the coding sequence ATGGCAAACCAAAACCAATTAGTAGTACCAGGTGCACAACAAGCTGTAGACCAAATGAAGTATGAAATCGCTTCTGAATTCGGTGTAAACCTTGGACCAGATTCAACTGCACGTGCTAACGGATCTGTAGGTGGAGAAATCACTAAGCGTCTAGTAGCTCAAGCTCTAGGTGGATACTCTAAATAA
- the thiI gene encoding tRNA uracil 4-sulfurtransferase ThiI produces MIYDHLVVRYGELSLKGKNRRHFESQLFETVKRKMRPFQGLNMSKHFDRIVIELNGQSYEPIVKSLQDIFGIHSISLAVRAENDLEAIQKAALIALNEAIEGKKTFKVTGKRSLKSFPVNSMQLNQEVGGYLLRNTEGLTVDVHNPDVNVKVEVKDTGTYISSKSFEGAGGLPIGVGGKAMLMLSGGIDSPVAGYLTMKRGVRIEGVHFHSPPFTSERAKQKVIDLTQELTRYSGGKIKLHVVPFTKIQQTIKDKIPSSYSMTIMRRVMLRITERLAENNHAMAIANGENLGQVASQTMHSMYAINEVTNMPILRPVITMDKLEIMNISHRIGTYDISIRPYEDCCTIFLPSAPKTKPKREKAIRFEKNIENLEELIEEAVNDVETLILEEGKSTDETFDDLL; encoded by the coding sequence ATGATATATGATCATTTAGTCGTACGTTATGGTGAGTTATCATTGAAAGGAAAAAACAGAAGACATTTCGAATCACAGCTATTTGAAACGGTGAAAAGAAAAATGCGACCGTTTCAAGGACTGAATATGTCAAAACATTTCGACCGAATTGTTATTGAATTAAACGGACAGTCTTACGAGCCTATCGTTAAATCACTTCAGGATATTTTCGGTATCCATTCGATTAGTTTAGCAGTAAGAGCTGAAAATGATTTAGAAGCCATTCAGAAAGCAGCGTTAATCGCTCTTAATGAAGCGATCGAAGGAAAAAAGACCTTTAAAGTTACAGGTAAACGCTCTTTAAAATCTTTCCCTGTTAATTCCATGCAGCTTAACCAAGAAGTTGGTGGATATCTCTTAAGGAACACAGAAGGCTTAACGGTAGATGTTCATAATCCGGATGTAAATGTAAAAGTGGAAGTTAAAGATACAGGAACTTACATTAGCTCTAAATCGTTTGAAGGTGCTGGCGGTCTTCCAATCGGTGTTGGCGGTAAGGCGATGCTTATGCTTTCAGGAGGAATCGACAGTCCAGTAGCGGGTTATTTGACGATGAAACGCGGCGTTCGAATTGAAGGGGTTCATTTCCATAGTCCGCCTTTTACAAGTGAACGTGCAAAGCAAAAAGTAATTGATCTGACGCAAGAGCTTACTCGCTACAGTGGGGGCAAGATCAAGCTTCATGTTGTTCCTTTTACAAAAATTCAACAAACGATCAAAGATAAGATTCCTTCTAGTTATAGCATGACGATCATGAGAAGGGTCATGCTACGAATTACTGAAAGATTAGCAGAGAACAACCATGCGATGGCTATCGCAAACGGAGAGAACCTCGGCCAAGTTGCAAGTCAAACGATGCACAGCATGTATGCGATTAATGAAGTAACAAACATGCCGATTCTTCGTCCAGTTATTACGATGGATAAGCTTGAGATCATGAATATATCGCATAGAATCGGAACATACGATATTTCAATCCGCCCTTACGAGGATTGTTGTACGATATTCTTGCCTTCTGCACCTAAGACTAAGCCGAAGCGTGAGAAAGCTATTCGTTTTGAAAAAAATATTGAGAACCTTGAAGAGTTGATTGAAGAAGCAGTTAATGATGTTGAAACGTTGATTCTTGAAGAAGGGAAATCAACGGACGAAACGTTTGATGATTTGCTCTAA
- a CDS encoding cysteine desulfurase family protein gives MIYLDNSATTKPYKEVLDTFVTVSEKYFANPSSLHSKGGEAEKLLGQARKSIAQLLEVASSEVVFNSGGTEGNNIAIKGIAFQHQNRGKHLITSSVEHASSHESFQYLESQGFEITYLPVDQDGLISLEDLERSIRPDTILVSLIHVNNETGTIQPIQEIGKILKEHPKIFFHVDNVQGVGKVDLPLKEWGIDLCTISAHKIHGLKGNGILFVKNGVSISSLFTGGEQELKKRAGTENVAGIVAMAKALRLILQESKEKKENLFEIKQFLIEELRSIDGIDINTSMKYSAPHIINFSVKGIKPEVLIHSLDKRDVYVSTRSACSSKQGGASRILLEMGLGENRASTAIRLSTSYGNSLKEAEKAIKVIKEELLNIKKVMR, from the coding sequence ATGATTTATTTGGATAATAGTGCAACAACAAAACCTTATAAGGAAGTTTTGGATACGTTCGTAACGGTGTCAGAAAAGTATTTTGCCAATCCATCTTCTCTTCACTCAAAGGGAGGAGAAGCGGAAAAGTTGCTTGGGCAAGCAAGAAAGTCAATTGCTCAGTTATTGGAGGTTGCTTCATCTGAAGTGGTTTTTAACTCTGGTGGTACAGAAGGCAATAATATAGCGATTAAGGGTATAGCTTTTCAACATCAAAATCGAGGTAAACACCTTATAACCTCTTCTGTTGAGCATGCATCGAGTCATGAGTCCTTTCAATATCTAGAATCACAAGGTTTTGAAATAACGTATCTCCCAGTGGACCAAGATGGTTTGATCTCATTAGAAGATCTTGAGCGTTCGATCCGGCCAGATACGATACTTGTTTCACTTATTCATGTCAATAATGAAACAGGAACGATACAACCTATTCAAGAGATAGGTAAAATCTTGAAAGAACACCCGAAGATTTTTTTTCATGTCGACAATGTTCAAGGTGTCGGTAAGGTTGATCTTCCACTTAAAGAGTGGGGAATTGATTTATGCACCATATCTGCACATAAAATTCACGGTCTAAAAGGAAATGGTATTCTATTCGTCAAGAACGGAGTAAGTATCTCTTCTTTATTCACTGGTGGAGAACAAGAATTAAAAAAAAGAGCCGGAACTGAAAATGTTGCAGGTATTGTAGCTATGGCAAAAGCGTTAAGGTTAATTCTTCAAGAGAGTAAGGAAAAGAAAGAAAATTTATTTGAGATCAAGCAGTTCTTAATCGAAGAGTTACGTTCCATAGATGGAATTGACATCAATACTTCTATGAAGTACTCAGCTCCTCATATTATTAATTTTTCAGTGAAGGGTATCAAACCAGAAGTGCTGATCCATTCCCTTGATAAGAGAGATGTGTATGTATCTACTCGATCTGCATGCTCATCAAAACAAGGAGGAGCTAGCCGCATCCTTCTAGAGATGGGATTAGGAGAAAATCGTGCTTCAACAGCTATTCGATTGAGTACTTCCTATGGGAATTCATTGAAAGAAGCAGAAAAAGCTATAAAGGTAATTAAAGAAGAACTATTAAATATTAAAAAGGTAATGAGGTAA
- the ezrA gene encoding septation ring formation regulator EzrA, producing the protein MIYIVIAIVTFLALILYGAMSRRRVYKEIDRLEAWKMQIMNRPLTEEISKVKGMAMIGETEEKFEMWRQEWDEMVTTQLPNLEEDLFDAEEYTDKYRFKKAKSILAGVSQSLDKIDMRIKEITSEINELVTSEELNREEIVEAKEKLQETKKYYLTHIRALGQTAPIFDKELDEIKALFETFESLTVQGSHLEARQRLVESLNRISDCRTKMQGVPELLVILQSDIPNSLKELSTGFTEMEQQGYVLHHIGIEKEISSLKDLNDKALNKVLELELESAQKDMDETIQKMDQLYEMLENEVHSKQFVMSEREIFDTNIQDLHDRIENLKQETQIVSSTYLIEQNEAEMQKKIEKLFHKLQSRFLIIEDSIEEKRESYSVIREMMEEMQKQMEELQRSQKVYEEMLHNLRKDELETKQSLRELRKKLLEARRMVQKSNLPGLPEHYLITIGKAEEYIIEVSKKLDEKPLEMSDVSYVLNKAHEAVNEGYDETSKMIENAFLAEKLIQYGNRFRSSYQSVSVRLIEAEIAFRNYQYEDALEIAASAIESVRPGILKEMEINLKSHV; encoded by the coding sequence ATGATATACATAGTCATTGCCATCGTTACATTCCTAGCATTGATCCTGTACGGTGCCATGTCACGACGAAGGGTATATAAAGAAATAGACCGACTTGAAGCATGGAAGATGCAAATTATGAATCGCCCATTAACAGAAGAAATTTCAAAAGTTAAGGGTATGGCGATGATTGGTGAAACGGAAGAGAAGTTTGAAATGTGGCGTCAAGAATGGGATGAGATGGTAACGACTCAACTTCCTAATTTAGAAGAAGACTTGTTTGATGCCGAAGAATATACCGATAAGTACCGTTTTAAAAAAGCTAAGTCCATTTTAGCTGGTGTTAGTCAGTCATTAGATAAGATCGATATGAGGATTAAAGAGATTACTTCTGAGATCAATGAGTTAGTTACGAGTGAGGAACTAAATCGAGAAGAGATTGTTGAAGCGAAAGAAAAGCTTCAAGAAACAAAGAAATACTATTTAACACATATACGTGCTTTAGGCCAGACAGCACCCATCTTTGATAAAGAACTCGACGAGATAAAAGCTTTGTTTGAAACCTTTGAATCATTAACTGTCCAAGGAAGCCATCTAGAAGCTAGACAAAGGCTTGTAGAGAGTTTGAATCGTATCTCTGATTGTAGAACGAAGATGCAAGGTGTTCCTGAACTACTGGTGATCCTTCAATCTGATATCCCTAATTCACTTAAAGAATTAAGTACAGGTTTTACAGAGATGGAACAGCAAGGTTATGTTCTTCACCATATTGGCATTGAAAAAGAGATTAGTTCTTTAAAAGACCTTAACGATAAAGCCCTGAACAAAGTCCTTGAACTAGAGCTTGAAAGTGCTCAAAAAGATATGGATGAAACGATTCAAAAAATGGATCAGTTATATGAAATGCTTGAGAACGAAGTGCACTCCAAACAATTTGTAATGAGTGAAAGAGAAATCTTTGATACTAATATTCAAGATCTTCATGATAGAATCGAGAACTTAAAGCAAGAAACTCAAATTGTTTCTTCTACTTACTTGATCGAGCAGAACGAAGCAGAGATGCAAAAGAAGATAGAAAAACTCTTTCATAAGCTACAAAGCCGTTTCTTAATTATTGAAGATTCAATTGAAGAAAAAAGAGAATCTTATTCTGTTATTCGTGAGATGATGGAAGAGATGCAAAAGCAGATGGAAGAACTGCAGCGTTCACAGAAAGTGTATGAAGAAATGCTTCATAACTTAAGAAAAGATGAGCTTGAGACAAAACAAAGCTTAAGAGAACTTAGGAAGAAACTTCTTGAAGCGAGAAGAATGGTACAAAAGAGCAACCTTCCAGGATTACCGGAACATTACTTAATTACCATCGGGAAAGCTGAAGAATATATCATTGAAGTTTCAAAAAAACTGGATGAGAAACCTCTGGAAATGTCAGATGTCTCTTACGTACTTAACAAAGCGCATGAAGCAGTGAACGAAGGCTATGATGAAACGTCTAAGATGATTGAGAATGCTTTTTTAGCAGAGAAGCTTATTCAATACGGAAACAGGTTTAGAAGTTCTTATCAATCTGTATCTGTTCGTTTGATTGAAGCTGAGATCGCTTTTCGAAATTATCAATATGAAGATGCTCTTGAGATTGCAGCTTCTGCTATAGAAAGTGTTAGACCTGGAATCCTTAAAGAGATGGAAATTAACTTAAAATCACATGTATAA
- the hisJ gene encoding histidinol-phosphatase HisJ: MYFDGHVHTPFCPHGSTDTFEMYIERAISLGMKGMTFTEHAPLPQTFVDPAPTKDSSMTHEQLGKYFDTLRELKKYYRSKIEIFTGLEVDFIDGYEEETNTFLKEVWPELDDAILSVHFLKVKNNYFCMDYDENVFRDLIEQSGSLSAVYSLYFQTVKKSITHSFGKYQPRRIGHMTLAKKFQSLFPSNFSYNNEVEEILTVLSERNMYLDYNGAGAVKPYCLEPYPSNWIIKEAQKRKIPLVYGSDAHSAKGLGQGLDQFVSTATLTSPLLLNRAE, translated from the coding sequence TTGTACTTTGATGGACATGTACACACGCCCTTTTGTCCTCATGGGTCTACAGACACGTTTGAGATGTATATCGAAAGAGCTATCTCTTTAGGTATGAAAGGTATGACCTTTACAGAGCATGCCCCTCTCCCTCAAACATTTGTTGATCCTGCTCCCACGAAAGACAGCAGCATGACACATGAACAATTAGGAAAATACTTCGATACTTTGAGGGAACTTAAGAAGTACTATAGAAGTAAAATTGAAATTTTTACAGGTTTAGAGGTCGATTTTATTGATGGCTACGAAGAGGAGACAAATACGTTTCTGAAAGAAGTTTGGCCAGAGCTCGATGATGCCATTTTATCTGTCCATTTTCTAAAGGTTAAAAATAATTACTTCTGCATGGATTATGATGAGAACGTATTTAGAGATTTGATCGAGCAATCCGGCAGCCTCTCTGCCGTCTACTCACTATACTTTCAGACGGTAAAAAAATCGATCACTCATTCATTTGGAAAGTACCAGCCAAGACGGATTGGACATATGACATTAGCGAAGAAATTCCAGTCTCTATTTCCTAGCAATTTTTCCTATAATAATGAAGTAGAAGAAATCTTAACGGTATTGTCTGAACGTAATATGTATCTGGATTATAATGGAGCAGGTGCTGTTAAGCCATACTGTTTGGAGCCATATCCATCCAATTGGATTATAAAAGAGGCACAAAAAAGAAAAATCCCTCTTGTCTATGGATCTGATGCCCACAGCGCTAAGGGACTCGGTCAAGGATTGGATCAATTCGTATCAACAGCAACATTAACTTCCCCACTTCTCCTGAATAGAGCCGAATAA
- the refZ gene encoding forespore capture DNA-binding protein RefZ, with translation MKTDPMETKLKIAEAAIALFTSQGFKGTTIRQIAKKAGVNIALISYHYGGKKGLLEELITSFFEGYIRRIEIIYHTSSSPTVKGSFIEVVEALLIYQQRNLPLARFVYREMTLDSTLVRELMSTYLVKEKYFLQTLFEKGMKKKEFRRQPVDFLTIQFKDMMMLPFLHPLYLAEVYQISAETETFIQPYKKWMMNWFDKCVCISERKNPLLSAVQKPLFGSIQEKWGS, from the coding sequence ATGAAGACAGATCCGATGGAAACGAAACTGAAAATAGCAGAGGCAGCGATTGCTCTTTTTACTAGTCAAGGGTTTAAAGGAACGACCATTAGACAGATAGCCAAAAAAGCAGGTGTGAACATCGCTTTAATTTCGTACCATTATGGAGGAAAGAAAGGTCTTCTAGAAGAGTTGATCACTTCATTTTTTGAAGGCTATATTAGAAGAATTGAAATCATCTATCACACATCCAGCTCTCCAACGGTTAAAGGAAGCTTTATTGAAGTAGTAGAAGCGTTATTGATCTATCAACAGCGAAACCTTCCTCTTGCACGTTTTGTATATCGGGAGATGACGCTTGATTCAACATTGGTCCGTGAACTCATGTCTACTTACTTAGTTAAGGAAAAGTACTTTTTACAAACCTTGTTCGAAAAAGGAATGAAGAAAAAAGAGTTCAGAAGGCAGCCAGTGGACTTTTTAACCATTCAATTCAAAGATATGATGATGCTTCCTTTTTTACACCCTCTTTATTTGGCTGAGGTGTATCAGATAAGTGCAGAAACAGAAACGTTCATCCAGCCATATAAAAAATGGATGATGAACTGGTTTGATAAATGTGTTTGCATCTCAGAAAGAAAAAATCCCCTACTGTCTGCTGTTCAAAAGCCTTTATTCGGCTCTATTCAGGAGAAGTGGGGAAGTTAA
- a CDS encoding GAF domain-containing protein, with translation MFSVQQYSTDRNEGYSLLLKQLSALLEGETNATANLANASALLNQFLDRVNWVGFYTFEEETNQLVLGPFQGLPACVRIPLGRGVCGTSAQNQETLVVKDVHEFPGHIACDAASQSEIVVPLVKDGKLLGVLDIDSPEKARFDEIDQENLEKFCEVLLRYI, from the coding sequence ATGTTTTCCGTTCAGCAATATAGCACAGATAGAAATGAGGGGTATTCTCTTCTATTGAAACAACTTTCTGCTTTACTAGAAGGTGAAACAAATGCGACTGCGAACCTTGCAAACGCATCTGCTCTTTTAAATCAATTTTTAGACAGAGTAAACTGGGTTGGTTTTTATACATTTGAAGAAGAGACGAACCAATTAGTACTTGGACCCTTTCAAGGACTTCCAGCTTGTGTAAGGATTCCTCTTGGAAGAGGAGTATGCGGAACTTCCGCTCAAAATCAAGAAACGTTAGTCGTAAAAGATGTCCATGAGTTCCCTGGTCATATTGCTTGTGACGCAGCTTCTCAATCCGAAATCGTCGTCCCATTAGTTAAAGATGGAAAGTTGCTAGGCGTTCTAGATATTGATAGTCCTGAAAAAGCAAGATTTGATGAGATTGATCAAGAGAACTTAGAAAAGTTTTGTGAGGTTTTACTTCGATATATCTAG
- the megL gene encoding methionine gamma-lyase: MDTKRFETDVIHKGYNAEQHNGSLAPPIFQTSTFVFDSAETGAARFAGEEEGYIYSRLSNPTVAMLEERIAAMEKGEKGLAFGSGMAAVSAILLGLTKTGDHILCSEGVYGCTFGLLQLMEEKYHITHNFHPMNDEESIRSAINDHTTVIYIESPINPTMKLVDLSMVARIAKEFNIPVVVDNTFSSPYLQRPLELGCDIVLHSATKYLCGHGDVIGGLAVGKQEMMSHLAMTTQKDIGGVMSPFDAWLLLRGIKTLPVRMDRHCENAKKLADLLKKHPSVNRVLYPGDPDFPQYELANKQMLNAGGLISFEIKGDKAVAQKFMNHLKLIKIAVSLGDAETLIQHPATMTHAVVPEENRIQMGISDQLLRLSVGLEAWEDIWEDINQSLDLL; the protein is encoded by the coding sequence ATGGATACAAAACGCTTTGAAACAGATGTGATTCATAAGGGGTATAACGCAGAGCAGCATAATGGAAGTCTAGCTCCTCCTATTTTTCAAACTTCAACTTTTGTTTTTGATAGCGCGGAAACGGGTGCTGCACGATTTGCAGGCGAGGAGGAGGGTTATATCTATTCAAGATTAAGCAATCCTACCGTTGCCATGTTAGAAGAGCGGATTGCAGCAATGGAAAAAGGGGAAAAAGGTCTAGCGTTTGGTTCGGGTATGGCAGCAGTTTCAGCTATTCTGCTCGGCTTAACGAAAACGGGAGACCATATTCTCTGTTCAGAAGGAGTATATGGGTGTACTTTTGGCTTGCTTCAGCTTATGGAAGAAAAATATCATATCACACATAATTTTCATCCGATGAACGATGAGGAATCGATACGCTCAGCGATCAATGATCATACTACAGTCATCTACATTGAATCTCCGATAAATCCTACCATGAAACTTGTTGATCTAAGTATGGTGGCAAGAATAGCAAAAGAATTTAATATTCCAGTTGTAGTCGATAATACATTTTCATCGCCATATCTTCAACGTCCACTTGAATTAGGCTGCGATATTGTTTTGCATAGTGCCACGAAATATTTGTGTGGTCACGGTGATGTAATCGGAGGTCTAGCGGTAGGGAAGCAAGAAATGATGAGTCACCTAGCAATGACGACTCAAAAGGATATTGGAGGAGTCATGTCTCCATTTGATGCTTGGCTGCTATTAAGAGGAATTAAGACTCTTCCTGTACGAATGGACCGTCATTGTGAGAATGCAAAGAAACTTGCAGACTTGTTAAAGAAACATCCTAGCGTAAATCGAGTTCTGTATCCGGGTGATCCTGATTTCCCTCAATATGAGCTTGCGAATAAACAGATGTTGAACGCTGGGGGGCTCATCAGCTTTGAGATTAAAGGAGATAAAGCCGTCGCTCAAAAATTTATGAACCATTTAAAACTCATTAAGATCGCTGTTAGTCTTGGTGATGCTGAAACACTCATCCAACATCCTGCTACAATGACACATGCTGTCGTACCTGAGGAGAATCGAATTCAGATGGGTATCAGTGATCAGCTTCTACGCTTATCGGTTGGTTTAGAAGCTTGGGAAGATATTTGGGAGGACATCAACCAAAGTTTAGATTTACTCTAA